In Vibrio echinoideorum, the following proteins share a genomic window:
- the aspT gene encoding aspartate-alanine antiporter, producing MDIISNLFDMAPFVALFITLSLGYMVGKITIGRFVLGGVAGTLLMGVIIGQFGVQIDPGVKSIFFALFIYAVGYQGGAQFFKALNFRTINILLSAVVMTVSGLLCVLAAAWLFDLDRGTAAGLAAGGLTQSAIIGTAGDAIARLGGVSEEAKHLMQTNVAVGYAVTYIFGSLGPILMVTWVFPTLMKWDIRAEAIALEEKNSSGKRELAPGEFNAVTALVTRAFKVSSGDKLVGNTLAQLNNTSLSACIELIERDGHELNADKFTVLKEGDIIVVTGRRNAVQELQGSARGKEVSLPESYEIIEENRQLIADNRKLIGCSLREIKDSSNERSFRGVYVTDYMRAGTSVAITENLIVEKNDVIQLTGTAQDINRVEKHIGKRMGSAAMTDFVILGLGMVVGLLIGLISFEIAGIPVTIGSGAGCLISGLFVGWIRSRNPHIAQFPVGAVNFIRDFGLAAFVGIVGLQAGPQAVDTIKEHGMSLLFLGMAVTIIPQIISFFFSYFVLKIKNPVEALGCVTGGRSANPGFAALMEKTGNATPVFTFTVTYAVANVLLTLWGPIIVGIITVNAGM from the coding sequence ATGGACATTATTTCTAATCTGTTTGACATGGCACCATTTGTCGCACTATTTATTACACTTTCATTGGGTTATATGGTTGGTAAAATTACTATCGGCCGATTTGTTTTAGGCGGGGTAGCCGGAACATTATTAATGGGTGTAATTATTGGGCAATTTGGTGTTCAGATTGATCCCGGCGTAAAAAGTATTTTCTTTGCGCTCTTTATTTATGCTGTGGGTTATCAAGGCGGTGCGCAATTCTTTAAAGCCCTTAACTTCAGAACAATTAACATTCTGCTCTCTGCGGTTGTTATGACGGTTTCGGGCTTATTGTGTGTGCTTGCTGCTGCTTGGTTATTTGACCTAGATAGAGGTACAGCTGCAGGTCTAGCGGCTGGTGGCTTAACTCAATCTGCGATCATTGGTACTGCAGGCGATGCGATTGCACGTTTAGGCGGCGTATCTGAAGAAGCCAAACACCTGATGCAAACAAATGTCGCTGTTGGTTACGCGGTAACATATATCTTTGGTTCTTTAGGGCCAATCTTGATGGTGACTTGGGTATTCCCAACACTGATGAAATGGGACATTCGAGCTGAAGCGATAGCCCTAGAAGAAAAAAACTCTAGCGGTAAACGCGAACTGGCACCTGGTGAATTTAATGCGGTTACGGCATTAGTTACCCGTGCGTTTAAAGTGAGTTCTGGAGACAAGTTAGTCGGAAATACCTTAGCACAGTTAAATAACACATCGCTTTCTGCTTGTATCGAATTGATTGAGCGTGATGGCCATGAGCTTAATGCAGACAAGTTCACAGTACTCAAAGAAGGTGACATCATCGTTGTAACTGGTCGTAGAAATGCGGTCCAAGAGTTACAGGGTAGCGCTCGTGGCAAAGAAGTATCTCTTCCTGAAAGCTATGAAATTATAGAAGAAAATCGTCAACTTATCGCTGATAACCGCAAGCTGATTGGTTGTTCGCTAAGAGAAATCAAAGACAGCTCAAACGAACGTTCATTCCGTGGCGTGTATGTGACAGACTACATGCGTGCAGGTACTTCAGTGGCCATTACTGAAAACCTTATTGTTGAAAAGAACGATGTTATCCAGCTAACGGGTACCGCTCAAGACATCAACCGAGTTGAAAAACACATCGGTAAGCGCATGGGTTCAGCAGCCATGACTGACTTTGTCATTCTTGGCTTGGGTATGGTTGTTGGTCTGCTTATTGGTTTGATTAGCTTTGAAATCGCTGGTATCCCAGTAACGATCGGTTCTGGTGCAGGTTGTTTGATCTCTGGTTTATTCGTTGGCTGGATTCGAAGCCGAAACCCTCACATTGCACAGTTTCCAGTTGGAGCCGTTAACTTTATTCGTGACTTTGGCCTAGCAGCTTTTGTTGGAATTGTGGGCCTACAAGCAGGCCCTCAAGCGGTTGATACCATCAAAGAGCACGGTATGTCACTTCTGTTCTTGGGTATGGCAGTCACCATCATTCCACAGATTATTTCATTCTTCTTCTCGTACTTTGTGTTGAAGATCAAGAACCCAGTAGAAGCTTTAGGTTGTGTTACTGGCGGACGCAGCGCAAACCCTGGCTTTGCGGCATTAATGGAAAAAACAGGCAATGCAACACCTGTATTTACTTTCACAGTAACTTACGCAGTAGCTAATGTTCTACTTACATTGTGGGGTCCCATCATCGTCGGCATTATTACGGTTAATGCGGGTATGTAA
- a CDS encoding DUF1656 domain-containing protein, with translation MNTMPHELVWGEVYFPPLLLVIALAYILTMLTGSIATRFGLHKYVAFPAIAELSLIVIFTGAIGHFITIF, from the coding sequence ATGAACACAATGCCACATGAACTTGTGTGGGGTGAAGTCTACTTCCCACCGCTGTTATTGGTTATCGCACTGGCTTACATATTGACAATGCTGACAGGGTCAATCGCTACAAGGTTTGGCCTTCATAAGTACGTCGCCTTTCCTGCAATAGCAGAACTGAGCTTAATCGTGATTTTTACTGGCGCTATCGGCCATTTTATTACCATTTTTTGA
- a CDS encoding carboxylesterase family protein yields the protein MTIAYRSMIALTIAAALAGCDTDTAPTVPLPDKPEPLVPAPAKPFDAQIGDVTIKATKEELVLTSNTKDDKLASVETFKGIRFADAERFEHSTPVELTELLNSEGIVDATSFGDACPQLKTVSQTQSEDCLNLNIWRPVGVDTDADLPVYVFVHGGDFEYGSGAEPLIQGDTVVAQGADEGNPFIYVTFNYRLGLLGSMWVDDEKGGNFGIGDQKRALQWVNKNISKFGGNAEDVTLMGQGSGAMSVGVLQQDNVVDSIVNVNGDMKYFNRAIMQSNPYGFEYKSNATAQNSSVSVCEALETTDTKTQLNALKVALEALLALDILPEDIQNVLESIADDLPYLATITVCADDSIDQQQNLTLDKILEAQRDTLLSPVNKVLNWVESSVLGVINDDSNTPMSNLMPFAPYIDRNGTNQGLHLTNQPVFESFSVPTVIGNNEKDANTMSTLPALTFLIPTILELLQEDIDNGTFESLSEGNKGLELAVWLQVDDNQQRVIDMVSTLSLDEVQTQIELGDLLDLLPSTAYEAVAKLFFGLGNADFNNDVLGLSDYAPWSENELGGATKNMSQFKTLMNDMLFQAPARNQAIRSSEDMNTPVSMYHFAYKPSFNVWTYNTQGEDGDLDIGDLLKTFACISGACGGSELPFIFNKPYKLDGSEVSLSSKDQALMNDMSRLWFSDNLFTDYEYSQQQDNVLFVDGDGQITIEDNWDVRFNESEDDSMLNGRLQGLNDLGLTLKYMSDYEIPNQD from the coding sequence ATGACTATTGCATACCGCTCTATGATCGCCCTTACTATTGCTGCTGCGTTAGCAGGTTGCGATACAGATACCGCCCCTACAGTTCCACTCCCAGACAAACCAGAACCGCTAGTTCCGGCACCGGCTAAACCATTCGATGCTCAAATCGGTGACGTAACGATAAAAGCGACCAAAGAAGAGTTGGTTCTAACTTCAAATACCAAAGACGACAAACTGGCTTCTGTTGAAACCTTCAAAGGTATTCGCTTTGCGGATGCTGAACGTTTTGAGCACAGCACCCCTGTAGAACTGACTGAGCTGTTGAACTCAGAAGGCATTGTCGATGCCACTTCCTTTGGTGATGCATGTCCTCAATTGAAGACCGTTTCACAGACACAATCTGAAGACTGTTTGAACCTTAACATTTGGCGTCCAGTAGGCGTAGATACTGATGCAGATCTACCGGTTTATGTATTCGTCCACGGTGGTGACTTTGAATATGGCTCTGGTGCAGAGCCGCTCATCCAAGGTGATACGGTTGTAGCGCAAGGCGCGGATGAAGGTAACCCGTTTATTTACGTGACATTTAATTACCGTTTGGGTCTTTTGGGATCCATGTGGGTAGACGACGAAAAAGGTGGTAATTTCGGCATTGGTGACCAAAAACGTGCGCTTCAATGGGTGAACAAGAACATTTCTAAATTTGGCGGTAATGCTGAAGATGTCACTTTGATGGGACAAGGCTCAGGTGCGATGTCTGTGGGTGTTCTTCAACAAGATAACGTGGTGGACTCTATAGTCAATGTTAACGGTGACATGAAGTACTTTAATCGTGCGATTATGCAGAGTAATCCTTACGGTTTTGAATACAAAAGCAACGCAACAGCACAAAATAGTAGTGTTTCTGTGTGTGAAGCATTAGAGACAACTGATACAAAGACTCAATTGAATGCCTTAAAAGTCGCTTTAGAAGCTTTACTGGCTTTGGATATACTGCCAGAGGACATACAAAACGTTTTGGAATCTATCGCCGATGACCTGCCATATTTAGCAACTATAACTGTATGTGCAGATGACTCTATCGATCAACAACAAAATTTAACACTAGACAAGATCCTCGAAGCACAACGTGACACCTTACTTTCACCAGTAAACAAGGTGCTAAATTGGGTTGAAAGCAGTGTGCTAGGGGTTATAAATGATGATAGCAATACTCCAATGTCCAATTTAATGCCATTTGCACCATATATAGACAGAAATGGTACAAATCAAGGTTTACACCTAACCAACCAACCGGTATTTGAAAGTTTTTCAGTACCAACTGTCATCGGTAACAATGAAAAAGACGCTAACACTATGAGTACGTTACCTGCCCTCACGTTCTTGATTCCAACGATTTTGGAGTTATTACAAGAGGACATCGACAACGGTACTTTTGAATCACTTAGCGAAGGCAATAAAGGTTTGGAGTTAGCGGTATGGCTTCAAGTTGATGACAACCAACAACGAGTAATCGATATGGTATCAACGCTTTCGTTAGATGAAGTTCAAACTCAAATAGAACTGGGTGACCTACTCGACTTGTTGCCATCAACGGCGTACGAAGCGGTAGCTAAGCTGTTTTTCGGTCTAGGAAATGCCGACTTCAACAATGATGTATTAGGTTTATCCGATTACGCGCCATGGTCTGAGAATGAACTTGGTGGTGCAACGAAGAACATGTCCCAATTTAAGACATTGATGAATGACATGCTATTCCAAGCCCCTGCTCGTAACCAAGCGATTCGTTCTTCTGAAGATATGAATACCCCAGTATCTATGTACCACTTTGCGTATAAGCCAAGCTTTAACGTTTGGACATACAACACTCAAGGTGAAGATGGCGATTTAGATATCGGTGACCTGCTAAAAACGTTTGCTTGTATATCCGGTGCTTGTGGTGGTTCAGAACTGCCGTTTATTTTCAACAAACCGTATAAACTAGACGGTTCAGAAGTGAGCCTAAGTTCAAAAGACCAAGCTTTGATGAACGACATGTCTCGCCTATGGTTCAGCGACAATCTGTTTACCGACTATGAGTACAGCCAGCAACAAGATAATGTACTGTTCGTCGATGGTGACGGTCAAATAACCATTGAAGACAATTGGGATGTTCGATTCAACGAATCTGAAGATGACAGTATGCTTAACGGCAGACTTCAAGGCTTAAATGATCTTGGGCTTACCTTAAAATACATGTCTGATTACGAAATCCCTAATCAGGACTAA
- a CDS encoding phospholipase D family protein, with the protein MYFTRIHALMVLFLSILVTGCAQPYPDVEPDFEANWKSTEHHAEVYLIPTAPEAFARRIELVRQAQHSIDMTYFSWERDTLGLMLLNELKQAADRDVHVRLTLDDLLVFNDKWLAELDSHANIEIRLFNPFESRKVGWIGRAFNFSTHQKQLDNRLHEKYFNVDHQSMILGGRNIGNDYFGYSENANFFDMDVLFRGTVIASFDRNYQALWESEYVVPIQERIQIQETEQYQAFTKALNKGEKNTALITSEVERQIKSLNQPKFISASVTPVFDSLEKLNDNKPYFRQRTEHLMKQKVATPTKAIISTPYMVPSNNQFVFVDALRENQAEVTLLTNSSASNDSGFVPAYYEKHRETLLDKGVGIYEYKSQAINDDHYFHVDTYYHNKTVILDDRFTYIGSSNFDPRSDFLNVELGVLIDSEAFAQQVIRYLTRQKEELFWEVSRAQSGETTWVSGEQKQTKNPDYSSWNTLPDWLFRKINGEFEL; encoded by the coding sequence ATGTACTTCACTCGTATTCACGCGCTGATGGTGCTATTTTTGTCGATCTTAGTTACTGGCTGCGCCCAACCTTATCCCGATGTTGAACCTGACTTCGAAGCAAACTGGAAAAGCACAGAACATCACGCTGAGGTGTACCTGATCCCGACTGCGCCAGAAGCCTTCGCTCGTCGTATCGAGCTCGTTCGCCAAGCACAACACTCGATTGATATGACTTACTTCTCTTGGGAGCGTGACACGCTTGGTTTGATGCTTCTAAACGAGCTAAAGCAAGCGGCAGATCGTGATGTTCACGTCCGACTAACCTTAGATGACTTACTGGTTTTTAATGATAAATGGCTAGCGGAATTGGACTCACACGCCAATATTGAGATTCGACTGTTCAACCCTTTTGAATCACGTAAAGTTGGCTGGATTGGCCGCGCGTTCAACTTCTCGACTCACCAAAAACAACTGGATAATCGACTTCACGAGAAGTACTTCAATGTTGACCATCAATCGATGATTTTGGGCGGAAGAAATATTGGTAATGATTACTTTGGTTATAGCGAAAATGCCAATTTCTTTGATATGGACGTTCTGTTTCGAGGTACGGTAATAGCGTCTTTCGACCGAAACTACCAAGCACTTTGGGAGAGCGAATACGTAGTGCCAATTCAAGAGCGCATTCAAATCCAGGAGACCGAACAATACCAAGCGTTCACCAAAGCGTTAAACAAAGGCGAGAAGAATACAGCGTTGATCACGTCTGAAGTCGAAAGGCAGATAAAGAGCTTAAACCAACCGAAGTTCATTTCGGCCTCTGTCACGCCGGTATTTGACTCACTGGAGAAGCTCAATGACAACAAGCCTTACTTTCGTCAACGTACAGAGCACTTAATGAAGCAAAAAGTAGCGACGCCAACTAAGGCTATAATTTCTACGCCTTATATGGTGCCAAGCAATAATCAGTTTGTGTTTGTCGATGCGCTCAGAGAGAACCAAGCCGAAGTCACTTTACTGACCAACTCATCGGCTTCCAATGATTCAGGCTTTGTACCAGCGTATTACGAAAAACACCGTGAGACTTTACTCGACAAAGGCGTAGGTATCTATGAGTACAAAAGCCAAGCTATCAATGATGATCACTACTTTCATGTTGATACCTACTACCACAACAAGACAGTAATTTTAGATGACCGTTTTACCTACATTGGTTCTTCTAACTTTGACCCAAGATCGGACTTTTTGAATGTCGAGCTGGGGGTACTGATCGACAGCGAAGCGTTTGCTCAGCAAGTGATACGTTACTTAACACGTCAGAAAGAGGAGTTATTCTGGGAGGTGTCACGTGCCCAATCAGGTGAGACTACTTGGGTTTCAGGGGAACAAAAACAGACTAAGAACCCTGATTACAGTTCATGGAATACGTTGCCGGATTGGTTGTTCCGCAAAATAAACGGCGAGTTTGAGCTTTAA
- a CDS encoding HlyD family secretion protein: protein MIKRYLITLLLLAAAGTVVYSYYQSYSSNPWTRDGQVSAYIVSITPRVTGQVIEVHVEDNSKVKKGDLLFEIDPSIYKATYKKALATQKQAFALLAKAKNEEQRALNLEKRTPGAVPVLTLNNLNNAVETSAANVELAKANVEEAHLNLEYTKVYAPTNGYITNLNLRVGSQAVANSPVVALIDEDSFWIEGYFKETDLVGVDAQDTAYVTLMMHNNVQLEGHIKSIGFGIAKQDGSTGNDLLPNVNPNFQWIRLAQRIPIKVKLNKIPEDVQLRVGMTASIKIIKNS from the coding sequence GTGATCAAACGTTATCTCATCACACTTTTATTATTGGCAGCAGCGGGAACTGTGGTTTATAGCTATTACCAATCTTACTCAAGCAATCCGTGGACCAGAGACGGACAAGTTAGTGCTTATATTGTCTCGATTACACCTCGAGTAACGGGTCAAGTGATTGAAGTACATGTCGAAGATAACTCTAAAGTGAAAAAAGGCGATCTTCTTTTTGAAATCGATCCGAGTATTTACAAGGCGACCTACAAAAAAGCACTTGCCACTCAAAAACAAGCGTTTGCCCTACTCGCCAAAGCCAAAAATGAAGAGCAACGCGCCTTGAATTTAGAGAAAAGAACACCCGGAGCAGTACCCGTTCTTACTCTAAACAACTTAAACAACGCTGTAGAAACAAGCGCCGCGAATGTAGAACTAGCAAAAGCTAACGTAGAAGAAGCACATTTGAACCTTGAGTACACCAAGGTATACGCGCCTACTAACGGCTACATCACTAACCTGAACCTACGTGTAGGTTCTCAAGCTGTCGCGAATTCACCTGTGGTTGCGTTAATTGATGAAGATAGCTTTTGGATTGAAGGTTATTTCAAAGAGACAGATTTAGTCGGCGTCGACGCTCAGGACACTGCCTATGTGACCTTAATGATGCACAACAATGTTCAACTAGAAGGACATATCAAAAGTATTGGCTTTGGTATTGCCAAGCAAGACGGCAGCACAGGCAATGATTTGTTGCCAAACGTTAATCCAAACTTTCAATGGATACGTTTAGCTCAACGCATCCCAATCAAAGTAAAGCTAAACAAAATACCAGAAGACGTACAACTGCGCGTTGGTATGACTGCCTCGATTAAAATAATCAAAAATAGCTAG
- a CDS encoding FUSC family protein: MFNASTKDAIKAALSIVIAICLALWFGWEKPYWAAIAVAVMALNESFAHSINKGHNRLMGTLLGTSYAFFLIAMFSQDRFLFLTFFTLFLGVCILMSSDEKYGYIFSIGFAVCSIVACMGGFDSQTTFHFAVLRLQETLLGVMVFSFVYRIVWPVNTELNFVQRFETSKQALLDAMKKTFDIDIAALENNTANIDKLYQLLDLPLTGSYHLKENIQTWRLRIDEMAHIQDVLIKQSNSESNLGIQWSVIIKNLKTFDVLTPDQSLVEGELNVMGDHKEVSWHHAHRTFVEHLNEDGRKVLQGVSMFITSLLIWIYLPVPGGFIFPMLASVFSSMVPTMPPSVIKDAFYGVLGTGSVILLQYIFVMPLMTELWELGLFYFLNIMVIWKVFATPKLMVHRILGVNLLVVLTSGALNLTPVYQIETPLLMLVNILIILMIAKLFTDLFRVKVTA; the protein is encoded by the coding sequence ATGTTCAATGCATCGACTAAAGACGCGATTAAAGCCGCACTCTCTATCGTTATCGCAATCTGCCTAGCATTGTGGTTTGGTTGGGAAAAACCGTATTGGGCTGCGATAGCCGTAGCAGTGATGGCATTGAACGAGAGCTTCGCCCATTCAATAAACAAAGGCCATAACCGGTTAATGGGAACCTTGTTAGGGACCAGTTATGCCTTTTTCCTTATCGCCATGTTTTCTCAAGATCGTTTCTTGTTTCTTACATTTTTCACCCTGTTCCTTGGTGTGTGTATCTTGATGTCGAGCGACGAGAAGTACGGTTATATCTTTTCAATTGGATTTGCCGTGTGTTCAATTGTTGCATGCATGGGCGGGTTTGATAGCCAAACCACCTTTCACTTTGCTGTTCTTAGGCTTCAAGAGACACTGCTAGGAGTTATGGTCTTCTCTTTTGTGTATCGCATCGTGTGGCCTGTGAATACTGAGCTCAACTTTGTACAACGTTTCGAAACAAGTAAACAAGCGTTATTAGATGCAATGAAAAAAACATTCGACATCGACATTGCCGCTCTTGAAAACAACACCGCAAATATTGATAAGCTGTATCAACTTTTAGATTTGCCACTGACTGGAAGTTACCACCTTAAAGAGAACATCCAAACATGGCGTTTGCGTATCGATGAAATGGCGCATATCCAAGATGTATTAATCAAACAAAGTAACAGCGAATCTAACTTGGGTATCCAGTGGTCGGTTATTATTAAGAACTTGAAGACGTTCGATGTATTAACACCAGATCAATCTCTTGTTGAAGGTGAACTCAATGTAATGGGCGATCATAAAGAAGTGTCTTGGCATCATGCTCATCGTACGTTTGTTGAACATTTGAATGAAGATGGGCGCAAAGTGCTGCAAGGCGTGTCGATGTTTATCACATCACTATTGATTTGGATTTATCTCCCAGTGCCGGGCGGGTTTATATTTCCTATGTTAGCCAGTGTATTCTCTTCTATGGTGCCGACCATGCCACCAAGCGTTATTAAGGATGCCTTCTATGGTGTTTTGGGCACAGGATCGGTGATTCTGTTGCAATACATCTTTGTGATGCCATTAATGACAGAGTTATGGGAGCTCGGTCTATTCTACTTCCTTAACATTATGGTGATATGGAAAGTGTTCGCCACGCCTAAACTCATGGTGCATCGGATACTAGGTGTTAATTTGTTAGTTGTACTGACATCTGGAGCTCTCAACCTTACGCCCGTTTACCAAATTGAAACGCCGCTATTAATGTTGGTTAATATTTTAATCATTTTAATGATAGCCAAGCTGTTTACTGATCTATTTAGAGTGAAGGTCACCGCTTAA
- a CDS encoding bifunctional aspartate transaminase/aspartate 4-decarboxylase codes for MTKQNTTIDFSKFADLSPFELKDKLIEVAQTVPDRTLLDAGRGNPNFLATLPRKAFIRLGEFAVMEAERTYSYLDGSFGGIPDGVGIVERFDSYANNNQQNPGVQFIEKALSYAKDRLGIEKQVFLNELVNAYLACNYPVPPRMLTNIESVVKQYIAEEMYGPMPMTTDFDLFATEGGTASMTYTFQTMFHNGLLKKGDKVALITPIFTPYLEIPELSEYELEIVELRLDETTWQLPMSEIQKLEDKDIKLLCVVNPANPASVKFSDETLNNLSDFVNTQRSDLFIITDDVYGTFADDFVSLFAKLPYNTLCVYSFSKYFGATGWRLGSIAIQHNNVFDDAMRSQPETRQLELDDRYKTLDPEPRGIKFIDRIVADSRSVALNHTAGLSLPQQVQMALFSLNCLMDSEQNYKEACKRIIRERYKTLYKNMGIEIEENEDRVDYYTLLELDTLGGKLYGPAFVEWFKANEKGKDFLFRLAHETGVILLPGKGFDVVHASVRVSLANLTHHEYELIGRATRKVLDEHFAEFQGE; via the coding sequence ATGACTAAACAAAATACAACTATCGACTTTTCCAAATTCGCTGATTTAAGCCCGTTTGAATTAAAAGACAAATTAATTGAAGTTGCGCAAACAGTACCAGACCGTACTTTATTAGATGCAGGTCGTGGTAATCCTAACTTCCTAGCAACATTGCCACGTAAAGCATTTATTCGCTTGGGTGAATTCGCAGTAATGGAAGCGGAGCGCACATACTCTTACTTAGATGGTAGCTTTGGCGGCATTCCAGATGGTGTTGGTATTGTTGAGCGTTTTGATTCTTACGCAAACAACAATCAACAGAACCCAGGTGTTCAATTCATTGAAAAAGCTCTGAGCTACGCAAAAGATCGCTTAGGTATCGAGAAGCAAGTGTTCTTAAATGAGCTAGTGAATGCGTATTTAGCGTGTAACTACCCAGTACCACCACGCATGCTGACGAATATCGAAAGCGTTGTAAAACAATACATTGCAGAAGAGATGTACGGTCCAATGCCAATGACGACAGATTTCGATCTGTTTGCAACGGAAGGCGGTACGGCATCGATGACGTATACGTTCCAAACCATGTTTCACAACGGTCTACTAAAGAAAGGCGATAAGGTTGCGTTAATCACACCAATCTTCACACCTTACCTAGAAATCCCAGAGCTTTCTGAATACGAACTAGAAATTGTTGAGCTTCGTTTAGATGAGACAACATGGCAGCTACCTATGTCTGAAATCCAGAAGCTTGAAGACAAGGACATCAAACTGCTATGTGTGGTAAACCCAGCAAACCCTGCATCAGTGAAGTTCTCTGATGAGACTCTGAATAACCTTTCAGACTTCGTTAACACACAACGTAGTGATCTGTTCATTATCACCGATGATGTATACGGTACATTCGCAGACGATTTCGTTTCACTGTTTGCCAAACTTCCATACAACACGCTTTGTGTTTACTCATTCTCTAAGTACTTCGGTGCGACAGGCTGGCGCCTTGGCTCGATTGCGATTCAGCACAACAATGTGTTCGATGATGCAATGCGCAGCCAACCAGAAACTCGTCAGCTGGAACTGGATGATCGCTACAAGACGCTAGACCCAGAACCACGCGGCATTAAGTTCATTGACCGTATCGTTGCAGACAGCCGAAGTGTTGCATTAAACCACACTGCCGGTCTTTCACTACCACAACAAGTTCAAATGGCGCTGTTCTCATTGAACTGCCTAATGGACTCAGAGCAAAACTACAAAGAAGCGTGCAAACGTATTATTCGCGAGCGTTACAAAACTTTGTACAAAAATATGGGTATTGAAATTGAAGAAAACGAAGACCGTGTGGACTACTACACATTGCTTGAGCTCGACACTTTGGGCGGCAAATTGTACGGCCCAGCTTTCGTTGAATGGTTCAAAGCGAACGAGAAGGGTAAAGACTTCCTGTTCCGCCTTGCACACGAAACTGGTGTTATCTTGCTTCCTGGCAAAGGCTTCGATGTAGTACACGCTTCTGTTCGTGTGTCACTGGCTAACCTGACTCACCACGAGTACGAACTGATTGGCCGCGCAACACGCAAGGTGTTAGACGAACACTTCGCTGAGTTTCAAGGCGAATAA
- a CDS encoding aspartate/glutamate racemase family protein codes for MKKVRFGVFGNMGPEADALFQDIVAKKEIEHGALKDQDHMAMIVVKNSDIPDRSEAINEGGTDPVPELIESACILEHANVQFGVMTCNTAHYFRPEVQKHTNVYIVDMLQTTVDQIKEDNPEAIVGILCTNGTYNSGIYDRYLTDANLVFVKPDAFEQEHNVHSAIYGEVTGEMTECGQAIRKTNGIKAGQFDHNAALLSIAVQSIVDKGVNTVILGCTELPLVRKQLASAFPTIKLIDPMEAVAERVVDIYRLAEQYVERDHLDYDISDVESIYTTLDMVNYVAKRAMTRRL; via the coding sequence ATGAAAAAAGTACGATTTGGCGTCTTTGGTAATATGGGACCTGAAGCTGATGCGTTATTCCAAGATATCGTTGCTAAGAAAGAGATCGAGCATGGTGCGCTAAAAGACCAAGATCATATGGCCATGATTGTGGTTAAAAATTCAGATATTCCGGACCGCTCTGAAGCAATTAACGAAGGCGGCACCGACCCTGTTCCAGAGCTTATTGAGTCAGCGTGCATTTTAGAACATGCCAATGTTCAATTTGGCGTAATGACCTGCAATACCGCTCATTACTTCAGACCTGAAGTTCAAAAACATACCAATGTTTATATCGTCGATATGCTTCAAACCACGGTTGATCAGATCAAAGAAGACAATCCGGAAGCAATTGTTGGTATTCTGTGTACCAATGGTACTTACAACTCGGGAATCTATGACCGTTACTTAACTGACGCCAATCTGGTGTTTGTTAAGCCAGATGCCTTTGAGCAAGAGCATAACGTACATAGCGCTATCTATGGTGAAGTGACGGGGGAGATGACAGAGTGTGGTCAAGCGATTCGTAAAACAAACGGTATTAAAGCCGGTCAGTTTGACCATAATGCAGCGCTACTTTCGATTGCTGTACAAAGTATCGTTGATAAAGGGGTAAATACCGTGATTTTAGGGTGTACTGAACTTCCTCTTGTTAGAAAACAGCTTGCAAGTGCATTTCCAACTATCAAACTTATTGACCCAATGGAAGCTGTGGCTGAGCGTGTTGTAGATATCTATCGACTAGCAGAACAGTATGTCGAACGTGACCATCTTGATTACGACATTAGTGATGTTGAATCTATTTACACAACGTTAGATATGGTTAACTACGTAGCTAAGAGAGCGATGACTCGTCGTTTATAA